One window of the Populus trichocarpa isolate Nisqually-1 chromosome 9, P.trichocarpa_v4.1, whole genome shotgun sequence genome contains the following:
- the LOC18102202 gene encoding abscisic-aldehyde oxidase isoform X5 produces MEEEQRETGKAGSLVFAVNGQRFEVSSRLDPSTTLLEFLRTRTSFKSVKLGCGEGGCGACIVLLSKYDPVLDQVEDFTISSCLTLLCSVNGCSVTTSEGLGNSKDGFHPIHQRFSGFHASQCGFCTPGMCVSLFGALVKAEKNDQREPSPGFSKLTVVEAEKAISGNLCRCTGYRPIADACKSFAADVDIEDLGLNSFWKKEESPEAKMSRLPLYDHNHEICTFPEFLKREIKSSLLLDSERYSWCTPATVEELQSLLKSIDADCKTRMKLVVGNTGMGYYKELEHHDKYIDLRCVLELSSIRRDEEGIEIGAAVTISKTIEALKEENNSEFNSECKIVFKRIALHMEKIASEFVRNTGSVGGNLVMAQRKHFPSDIATILLAAGAFVHILTGTLHEKLTLDEFLERPPLDSKSVLLNIKIPNYAASKNISSEMDSKLLFETYRAAPRPLGNALPYLNAAFLSEVSCLKSSGSAVLNKCRVVFGAYGTKHAIRAKEVEKFLSGKILTIGVLYEAVKLVKANVVPEDGTPSPAFRSSLAAGYLFDFLYPLIDINSKISGVWSDEYCNTSLFKDAKIKQKYSQLDHVQLPTLLSSSEQVLELNNDHHPVGQPTKKVGAALQASGEAVFVDDIPSPTNCLHGAFIHSMKPYARVKNIKFKSKLLPDGVSGLISVRDIPKGGENRGCTTRFGTESLFADELTQYAGERLAFVVADTQKHADIASNLVEVDYDIENLEPPILTVEEAIKRSSLLEVPLLLYPKQVGDISKGLAEADHKILSAKIKLGSQYHFYMETQTALALPDENNCMVVYSSTQCPEYAHVNIAKCLGIPEHNVRVITRRVGGGFGGKAMKAIPVATACALAAHKFRRPVRTYLNRKTDMIMAGGRHPMEITYNVGFKSNGKVTALQLDILINAGISLDISPLMPKNILSGLKKYDWGALSFDIKVCKTNHSSKTAMRGPGEVQGSYIAETVIEHVASTLSMDVDSVRNINFHRYDSLKLFYDVASGDSVEYTLTSIWNKLAESSSFKQRVEIIKEFNRCKVWKKRGISRVPIVHQVFVRPTPGKVSILSDGSVVVEVGGIELGQGLWTKVKQMAAFALSSIKCDGVENLLDKVRVIQADTLSLTQGGMTAGSTTSESSCESVRLCCAVLVERLGPLKETLQGQMGSVTWDALICKAYVGSLNLSASSHYIPDFTSMHYLNYGAAVSEEY; encoded by the exons ATGGAAGAGGAGCAGAGGGAAACAGGCAAAGCTGGGAGTCTAGTCTTTGCCGTCAACGGACAGAGGTTCGAGGTGTCGTCGAGATTAGACCCTTCAACAACCTTGCTTGAGTTCTTGCGAACCAGGACATCTTTCAAGAGTGTCAAGCTCGGTTGTGGCGAAG GTGGTTGTGGTGCTTGCATTGTTCTACTCTCCAAGTATGATCCTGTGCTTGACCAAGTTGAGGATTTCACAATCAGTTCATGTCTCACACTGCTTTGCAGTGTGAATGGATGTTCGGTTACAACATCGGAAGGCCTTGGAAATAGCAAAGATGGATTCCATCCGATTCACCAGAGGTTCAGTGGTTTCCATGCTTCTCAATGTGGCTTTTGTACTCCTGGAATGTGTGTTTCACTCTTCGGAGCCCTTGTTAAAGCTGAAAAGAATGACCAAAGGGAGCCTTCTCCAGGATTCTCCAAGCTGACAGTCGTTGAAGCTGAAAAGGCTATCTCAGGAAATCTTTGTCGCTGTACTGGATATCGACCCATTGCTGATGCGTGTAAGAGTTTTGCAGCTGATGTTGATATTGAAGATTTGGGATTAAACTCTTTTTGGAAGAAGGAAGAGAGTCCCGAAGCGAAGATGAGTAGGCTACCTTTATATGACCATAATCATGAGATATGCACTTTCCCTGAATTtttgaaaagggaaataaaaTCTTCCTTGCTTTTGGATTCTGAAAGATATTCTTGGTGCACACCTGCTACTGTTGAGGAGCTTCAGAGCTTATTAAAAAGCATTGATGCCGACTGCAAAACCAGGATGAAACTAGTGGTTGGTAACACAGGTATGGGTTATTACAAGGAGCTAGAGCACCATGACAAGTACATAGATCTCAGATGTGTTCTGGAGCTCTCGAGTATTAGGAGGGATGAAGAAGGAATCGAAATCGGGGCAGCTGTCACTATTTCTAAAACTATTGAAGCTCTGAAGGAAGAAAATAACAGTGAGTTTAATTCAGAATGCAAGATTGTGTTTAAAAGAATTGCATTGCACATGGAGAAGATTGCTTCTGAATTTGTTCGAAATACAGGCAGTGTAGGGGGGAATTTGGTGATGGCACAAAGGAAACATTTTCCATCAGATATTGCCACGATACTGCTGGCAGCAGGTGCATTTGTTCACATTCTAACTGGTACCTTGCATGAAAAGCTTACTTTAGATGAGTTTCTGGAAAGGCCTCCATTGGATTCCAAAAGTGTGCTATTAAATATTAAGATTCCAAATTATGCAGCATCCAAGAACATATCTTCTGAAATGGACAGCAAGTTGTTATTCGAAACTTATCGTGCTGCACCGCGACCCCTTGGAAATGCATTGCCCTATTTAAATGCAGCTTTCTTGTCTGAAGTTTCCTGTTTGAAATCTTCTGGTTCAGCCGTGTTAAATAAATGCCGGGTCGTTTTTGGTGCTTATGGAACCAAACATGCTATCAGAGCAAAGGAAGTTGAGAAATTTTTGTCTGGAAAAATACTAACCATTGGTGTTCTATATGAAGCTGTTAAACTGGTTAAAGCCAATGTGGTTCCTGAAGATGGCACGCCGAGTCCGGCCTTCAGGTCAAGCTTAGCTGCTGGTTATCTCTTTGACTTTCTCTACCCCTTGATAGACATTAACTCTAAAATTTCTGGTGTTTGGTCGGATGAATATTGTAATACTTCATTGTTCAAGgatgcaaaaataaaacagaagtaCAGCCAGCTTGATCATGTTCAATTACCCACTTTGCTGTCATCATCAGAGCAGGTGCTTGAATTAAACAATGATCATCATCCTGTTGGTCAGCCTACTAAGAAAGTTGGAGCCGCCCTTCAAGCTTCTG GAGAGGCTGTTTTTGTGGATGACATTCCCTCTCCTACAAATTGTCTACATGGAGCATTCATTCATAGCATGAAGCCTTATGCAAGGGTCAAGAATATCAAATTCAAGTCTAAATTACTACCAGATGGAGTTTCTGGGCTGATTTCGGTCAGAGACATTCCAAAAGGTGGGGAGAACAGAGGTTGCACGACTAGGTTTGGCACTGAATCTTTGTTCGCAGATGAGCTTACGCAGTATGCTGGAGAGCGTCTTGCTTTTGTG GTTGCAGATACACAGAAACATGCTGATATAGCATCCAACCTTGTTGAAGTTGATTATGACATTGAAAATCTAGAACCACCCATTTTAACTGTAGAAGAGGCCATTAAGAGATCTAGCCTTCTCGAGGTTCCTCTTCTCCTCTACCCCAAACAAGTTGGTGATATATCAAAAGGATTGGCTGAGGCTGATCACAAGATTCTCTCTGCCAAG ATAAAACTCGGTTCACAGTACCATTTCTATATGGAGACTCAAACTGCCCTTGCGCTTCCTGATGAAAACAACTGCATGGTGGTTTACAGTTCAACCCAGTGTCCCGAATATGCACATGTTAACATTGCAAAATGTCTTGGTATTCCTGAGCATAATGTGCGTGTGATTACAAGGAGAGTCGGAGGAGGCTTTGGTGGAAAGGCCATGAAAGCAATTCCT GTTGCTACAGCATGTGCTCTTGCAGCGCACAAGTTTCGTCGCCCTGTGAGAACGTATTTGAATCGCAAGACCGATATGATAATGGCAGGAGGAAGGCATCCCATGGAAATAACTTATAATGTAGGATTTAAATCAAATGGGAAAGTTACAGCCTTACAGCTTGATATATTAATCAATGCTGGAATATCTTTAGATATAAGTCCACTGATGCCAAAAAACATTCTGAGTGGGCTAAAAAAGTATGACTGGGGTGCTTTATCTTTTGATATAAAGGTATGCAAAACAAATCATTCAAGTAAAACTGCAATGCGAGGCCCTGGGGAGGTACAAGGATCATACATTGCAGAAACCGTAATCGAACATGTAGCGTCTACCCTTTCCATGGATGTAGATTCTGtgagaaacataaattttcacaGATATGATAGCCTTAAATTATTCTATGATGTTGCCTCAGGTGATTCTGTAGAGTATACTCTAACATCAATATGGAATAAGTTAGCAGAATCTTCAAGCTTCAAACAAAGGGTTGAAATAATAAAGGAGTTCAATAGGTGTAAGGTGTGGAAGAAAAGAGGTATTTCTCGAGTGCCTATTGTGCATCAAGTGTTCGTGCGACCAACTCCGGGGAAAGTAAGCATTCTAAGTGATGGGTCGGTTGTCGTTGAAGTCGGCGGAATAGAGTTGGGTCAAGGGCTCTGGACAAAGGTAAAACAAATGGCTGCATTTGCTCTCAGCTCAATCAAATGTGACGGGGTAGAAAATCTTCTGGACAAAGTAAGGGTAATACAAGCTGATACTCTGAGTTTAACTCAAGGAGGAATGACTGCAGGGAGCACCACATCAGAGTCAAGCTGTGAATCAGTTAGACTTTGCTGTGCAGTCTTGGTTGAGAGACTGGGACCTCTAAAGGAAACGTTGCAGGGGCAAATGGGTTCCGTAACATGGGATGCGCTCATTTGCAAG GCATATGTGGGATCACTGAATTTATCAGCATCTTCACATTACATCCCTGACTTTACTTCGATGCACTACTTAAACTATGGCGCTGCAGTAAGTGAG GAATACTAA
- the LOC18102202 gene encoding indole-3-acetaldehyde oxidase isoform X3: MVLGGCGACIVLLSKYDPVLDQVEDFTISSCLTLLCSVNGCSVTTSEGLGNSKDGFHPIHQRFSGFHASQCGFCTPGMCVSLFGALVKAEKNDQREPSPGFSKLTVVEAEKAISGNLCRCTGYRPIADACKSFAADVDIEDLGLNSFWKKEESPEAKMSRLPLYDHNHEICTFPEFLKREIKSSLLLDSERYSWCTPATVEELQSLLKSIDADCKTRMKLVVGNTGMGYYKELEHHDKYIDLRCVLELSSIRRDEEGIEIGAAVTISKTIEALKEENNSEFNSECKIVFKRIALHMEKIASEFVRNTGSVGGNLVMAQRKHFPSDIATILLAAGAFVHILTGTLHEKLTLDEFLERPPLDSKSVLLNIKIPNYAASKNISSEMDSKLLFETYRAAPRPLGNALPYLNAAFLSEVSCLKSSGSAVLNKCRVVFGAYGTKHAIRAKEVEKFLSGKILTIGVLYEAVKLVKANVVPEDGTPSPAFRSSLAAGYLFDFLYPLIDINSKISGVWSDEYCNTSLFKDAKIKQKYSQLDHVQLPTLLSSSEQVLELNNDHHPVGQPTKKVGAALQASGEAVFVDDIPSPTNCLHGAFIHSMKPYARVKNIKFKSKLLPDGVSGLISVRDIPKGGENRGCTTRFGTESLFADELTQYAGERLAFVVADTQKHADIASNLVEVDYDIENLEPPILTVEEAIKRSSLLEVPLLLYPKQVGDISKGLAEADHKILSAKIKLGSQYHFYMETQTALALPDENNCMVVYSSTQCPEYAHVNIAKCLGIPEHNVRVITRRVGGGFGGKAMKAIPVATACALAAHKFRRPVRTYLNRKTDMIMAGGRHPMEITYNVGFKSNGKVTALQLDILINAGISLDISPLMPKNILSGLKKYDWGALSFDIKVCKTNHSSKTAMRGPGEVQGSYIAETVIEHVASTLSMDVDSVRNINFHRYDSLKLFYDVASGDSVEYTLTSIWNKLAESSSFKQRVEIIKEFNRCKVWKKRGISRVPIVHQVFVRPTPGKVSILSDGSVVVEVGGIELGQGLWTKVKQMAAFALSSIKCDGVENLLDKVRVIQADTLSLTQGGMTAGSTTSESSCESVRLCCAVLVERLGPLKETLQGQMGSVTWDALICKAYVGSLNLSASSHYIPDFTSMHYLNYGAAVSEVEVNLLTGETTILRSDIIYDCGQSLNPAVDLGQIEGAFVQGIGFFMLEEYTTNSDGLVVADSTWTYKIPTIDTIPKQFNVEIHNSGHHQKRVLSSKASGEPPLLLAASVHCATRAAIRDARQQLHSWGCMDESYSTFNLEVPATMPKVKELCGLDNVERYLGWKMGRK; the protein is encoded by the exons ATGGTTTTAGGTGGTTGTGGTGCTTGCATTGTTCTACTCTCCAAGTATGATCCTGTGCTTGACCAAGTTGAGGATTTCACAATCAGTTCATGTCTCACACTGCTTTGCAGTGTGAATGGATGTTCGGTTACAACATCGGAAGGCCTTGGAAATAGCAAAGATGGATTCCATCCGATTCACCAGAGGTTCAGTGGTTTCCATGCTTCTCAATGTGGCTTTTGTACTCCTGGAATGTGTGTTTCACTCTTCGGAGCCCTTGTTAAAGCTGAAAAGAATGACCAAAGGGAGCCTTCTCCAGGATTCTCCAAGCTGACAGTCGTTGAAGCTGAAAAGGCTATCTCAGGAAATCTTTGTCGCTGTACTGGATATCGACCCATTGCTGATGCGTGTAAGAGTTTTGCAGCTGATGTTGATATTGAAGATTTGGGATTAAACTCTTTTTGGAAGAAGGAAGAGAGTCCCGAAGCGAAGATGAGTAGGCTACCTTTATATGACCATAATCATGAGATATGCACTTTCCCTGAATTtttgaaaagggaaataaaaTCTTCCTTGCTTTTGGATTCTGAAAGATATTCTTGGTGCACACCTGCTACTGTTGAGGAGCTTCAGAGCTTATTAAAAAGCATTGATGCCGACTGCAAAACCAGGATGAAACTAGTGGTTGGTAACACAGGTATGGGTTATTACAAGGAGCTAGAGCACCATGACAAGTACATAGATCTCAGATGTGTTCTGGAGCTCTCGAGTATTAGGAGGGATGAAGAAGGAATCGAAATCGGGGCAGCTGTCACTATTTCTAAAACTATTGAAGCTCTGAAGGAAGAAAATAACAGTGAGTTTAATTCAGAATGCAAGATTGTGTTTAAAAGAATTGCATTGCACATGGAGAAGATTGCTTCTGAATTTGTTCGAAATACAGGCAGTGTAGGGGGGAATTTGGTGATGGCACAAAGGAAACATTTTCCATCAGATATTGCCACGATACTGCTGGCAGCAGGTGCATTTGTTCACATTCTAACTGGTACCTTGCATGAAAAGCTTACTTTAGATGAGTTTCTGGAAAGGCCTCCATTGGATTCCAAAAGTGTGCTATTAAATATTAAGATTCCAAATTATGCAGCATCCAAGAACATATCTTCTGAAATGGACAGCAAGTTGTTATTCGAAACTTATCGTGCTGCACCGCGACCCCTTGGAAATGCATTGCCCTATTTAAATGCAGCTTTCTTGTCTGAAGTTTCCTGTTTGAAATCTTCTGGTTCAGCCGTGTTAAATAAATGCCGGGTCGTTTTTGGTGCTTATGGAACCAAACATGCTATCAGAGCAAAGGAAGTTGAGAAATTTTTGTCTGGAAAAATACTAACCATTGGTGTTCTATATGAAGCTGTTAAACTGGTTAAAGCCAATGTGGTTCCTGAAGATGGCACGCCGAGTCCGGCCTTCAGGTCAAGCTTAGCTGCTGGTTATCTCTTTGACTTTCTCTACCCCTTGATAGACATTAACTCTAAAATTTCTGGTGTTTGGTCGGATGAATATTGTAATACTTCATTGTTCAAGgatgcaaaaataaaacagaagtaCAGCCAGCTTGATCATGTTCAATTACCCACTTTGCTGTCATCATCAGAGCAGGTGCTTGAATTAAACAATGATCATCATCCTGTTGGTCAGCCTACTAAGAAAGTTGGAGCCGCCCTTCAAGCTTCTG GAGAGGCTGTTTTTGTGGATGACATTCCCTCTCCTACAAATTGTCTACATGGAGCATTCATTCATAGCATGAAGCCTTATGCAAGGGTCAAGAATATCAAATTCAAGTCTAAATTACTACCAGATGGAGTTTCTGGGCTGATTTCGGTCAGAGACATTCCAAAAGGTGGGGAGAACAGAGGTTGCACGACTAGGTTTGGCACTGAATCTTTGTTCGCAGATGAGCTTACGCAGTATGCTGGAGAGCGTCTTGCTTTTGTG GTTGCAGATACACAGAAACATGCTGATATAGCATCCAACCTTGTTGAAGTTGATTATGACATTGAAAATCTAGAACCACCCATTTTAACTGTAGAAGAGGCCATTAAGAGATCTAGCCTTCTCGAGGTTCCTCTTCTCCTCTACCCCAAACAAGTTGGTGATATATCAAAAGGATTGGCTGAGGCTGATCACAAGATTCTCTCTGCCAAG ATAAAACTCGGTTCACAGTACCATTTCTATATGGAGACTCAAACTGCCCTTGCGCTTCCTGATGAAAACAACTGCATGGTGGTTTACAGTTCAACCCAGTGTCCCGAATATGCACATGTTAACATTGCAAAATGTCTTGGTATTCCTGAGCATAATGTGCGTGTGATTACAAGGAGAGTCGGAGGAGGCTTTGGTGGAAAGGCCATGAAAGCAATTCCT GTTGCTACAGCATGTGCTCTTGCAGCGCACAAGTTTCGTCGCCCTGTGAGAACGTATTTGAATCGCAAGACCGATATGATAATGGCAGGAGGAAGGCATCCCATGGAAATAACTTATAATGTAGGATTTAAATCAAATGGGAAAGTTACAGCCTTACAGCTTGATATATTAATCAATGCTGGAATATCTTTAGATATAAGTCCACTGATGCCAAAAAACATTCTGAGTGGGCTAAAAAAGTATGACTGGGGTGCTTTATCTTTTGATATAAAGGTATGCAAAACAAATCATTCAAGTAAAACTGCAATGCGAGGCCCTGGGGAGGTACAAGGATCATACATTGCAGAAACCGTAATCGAACATGTAGCGTCTACCCTTTCCATGGATGTAGATTCTGtgagaaacataaattttcacaGATATGATAGCCTTAAATTATTCTATGATGTTGCCTCAGGTGATTCTGTAGAGTATACTCTAACATCAATATGGAATAAGTTAGCAGAATCTTCAAGCTTCAAACAAAGGGTTGAAATAATAAAGGAGTTCAATAGGTGTAAGGTGTGGAAGAAAAGAGGTATTTCTCGAGTGCCTATTGTGCATCAAGTGTTCGTGCGACCAACTCCGGGGAAAGTAAGCATTCTAAGTGATGGGTCGGTTGTCGTTGAAGTCGGCGGAATAGAGTTGGGTCAAGGGCTCTGGACAAAGGTAAAACAAATGGCTGCATTTGCTCTCAGCTCAATCAAATGTGACGGGGTAGAAAATCTTCTGGACAAAGTAAGGGTAATACAAGCTGATACTCTGAGTTTAACTCAAGGAGGAATGACTGCAGGGAGCACCACATCAGAGTCAAGCTGTGAATCAGTTAGACTTTGCTGTGCAGTCTTGGTTGAGAGACTGGGACCTCTAAAGGAAACGTTGCAGGGGCAAATGGGTTCCGTAACATGGGATGCGCTCATTTGCAAG GCATATGTGGGATCACTGAATTTATCAGCATCTTCACATTACATCCCTGACTTTACTTCGATGCACTACTTAAACTATGGCGCTGCAGTAAGTGAG GTAGAGGTAAACCTTCTGACAGGGGAAACAACTATTTTGAGATCAGATATTATATACGATTGTGGACAAAGTCTCAACCCTGCGGTGGATTTAGGACAG ATTGAAGGAGCCTTTGTCCAAgggattggtttttttatgcttGAAGAGTACACGACGAATTCTGATGGACTAGTGGTTGCAGACAGCACATGGACATATAAGATCCCTACAATAGACACCATACCAAAACAATTCAATGTGGAAATACACAACAGTGGACATCACCAGAAACGTGTTCTCTCTTCAAAAG CTTCCGGGGAGCCACCGCTACTCCTTGCAGCATCAGTTCACTGTGCTACAAGGGCAGCTATAAGAGATGCTAGACAACAGCTTCATTCATGGGGTTGCATGGACGAGTCTTACTCAACATTCAACTTGGAGGTCCCTGCCACCATGCCTAAGGTGAAGGAACTTTGTGGGCTGGACAATGTGGAAAGGTACTTAGGGTGGAAAATGGGTAGAAAGTGA